The following coding sequences lie in one Rutidosis leptorrhynchoides isolate AG116_Rl617_1_P2 chromosome 6, CSIRO_AGI_Rlap_v1, whole genome shotgun sequence genomic window:
- the LOC139856174 gene encoding uncharacterized protein, which produces MAISQPHALPSVRCPRSVFVSKTLNPWISCKDSRTCLFHKKVAAVGYLVYSKAYLRKRCHVSFSLLEDGTLGLSSRSFDPQLFCLTRNTSRKGRQFASADDGVTVNGNPQATTSSDAEELRLKIDESLQNEEYNSALIQSLHDAARVYELAIKEQSSVSKLSWFSTAWLGIDQNAWVKALSYQASVYSLLLAACEISSRGDRRDRDINVFVQRSLSRHSAPLEGVIRDALSDKQPELYDWFWSEQVPSVVSSFVNYFEKDQRFAAATGVIRKGMALSSGDASDRSLLLFALSCIAAITKLGPTKVACAQFYSILPEITGRLMDMLAEFVPIRKAYSSIKEIGLRREFLVHFGPRAAACRVKDEQGTEEVQFWVSLVQKQLQRAIDRERIWSRLTTCESIEVLDKDLAIFGFFIALGRRTQSYLSANNFETVPKPIEGLIRYLIGGSVLYYPQLSSISSYQLYVEVVCEELDWLPFYPGDIDTQKGLHGHKSKQGPPNEEAIPIVLDVCSHWIQSFIKYSKWLENPSNVKAARFLSRGHNILQESMEELGIPKRLMIESRNTNALEITRSRSYTPLNKELDSFDKALESVDDALIRLEELLQELHVSSSNSGKEHLKAACSDLEKMRKLKKEAEFLEASFRAKANSLQQGDAGGLSESSVRNMRQSNVDLNVASSKPGGLWNFLLPRPTPKSDLQSEASFTSDDMGVLESNEILRFESLRNELMELERRVERSAKRSEDEEDDISMSNDPANNSKDAERNQLVKVEEKDNIIERSISKFKGTTTDVLQGTQLLAIDVAAATGLLRRVVIGDELTDKEKQALKRTLTDMASVIPIGILMLLPVTAVGHAAMLAAIQRYVPSLIPSTYGPERLDLLRQLEKVKEMETTESNPTESAD; this is translated from the exons ATGGCTATATCTCAACCTCACGCTCTACCTAGTGTCCGTTGCCCTCGCTCTGTTTTTGTATCGAA AACTCTGAATCCATGGATTTCATGTAAAGATTCTAGAACGTGTCTTTTTCACAAGAAGGTAGCTGCCGTGGGTTACTTAGTATACAGTAAAGCTTATTTAAGGAAGAGATGTCATGTAAGTTTTTCTTTGTTAGAAGATGGGACGCTCGGTCTTAGTTCCAGATCCTTTGATCCTCAATTATTCTGTTTGACTCGTAACACATCAAGAAAAGGGAGACAGTTTGCTTCTGCTGATGACGGTGTAACAGTCAATGGCAATCCGCAAGCAACAACAAGTAGTGATGCTGAGGAATTGAGGCTCAAGATTGACGAGTCACTGCAAAATGAAGAATATAACAGTGCACTTATTCAATCATTGCATGATGCTGCCAGGGTTTATGAGCTTGCTATTAAAGAGCAGAGCTCTGTATCCAAGTTATCATGGTTCTCAACCGCCTGGCTTGGGATAGATCAAAATGCTTGGGTGAAGGCCTTATCTTATCAG GCCTCAGTGTATTCGTTGCTGTTAGCCGCATGTGAGATTTCATCTCGTGGAGATAGAAGAGACCGGGATATCAATGTTTTTGTTCAGAGGAG TCTCTCAAGACATTCTGCTCCCTTGGAAGGTGTAATCCGAGATGCACTATCGGACAAACAGCCAGAACTTTATGACTGGTTTTGGTCTGAGCAAGTGCCATCCGTGGTGTCCAGTTTTGTTAACTACTTTGAGAAGGATCAACGATTTGCTGCAGCTACCGGAGT GATCAGGAAAGGAATGGCTTTGAGTTCAGGGGATGCAAGTGACAGATCATTGCTTCTGTTTGCACTGAGTTGCATTGCTGCAATAACAAAATTAGGCCCTACAAAAGTTGCTTGCGCACAGTTTTACTCTATTCTTCCTGAGATAACTGGCAGACTGATGGACATGTTAGCTGAGTTTGTTCCAATTCGCAAAGCGTATAGTTCCATTAAAGAAATTGGCCTACGCAGAGAGTTTCTTGTCCACTTTGGACCTCGAGCTGCTGCGTGTAGAGTAAAAGATGAGCAAGGTACTGAAGAAGTTCAATTTTGGGTGAGTCTTGTTCAGAAGCAGCTTCAAAGGGCAATTGATAGAGAAAGAATATGGTCAAGACTGACTACCTGTGAAAGCATTGAG GTGTTGGATAAGGATTTGGCTATTTTCGGATTCTTCATCGCTTTGGGGAGGAGGACTCAGTCATACCTATCTGCAAATAATTTTGAGACGGTACCTAAACCCATTGAAGGCTTGATCAG GTATCTTATTGGTGGGAGTGTACTATACTATCCTCAGCTTTCATCAATAAGCTCATATCAACTGTATGTGGAG GTTGTATGTGAGGAGTTGGATTGGCTTCCATTCTATCCGGGTGACATTGACACTCAGAAAGGCTTGCATGGTCATAAAAGCAAACAAGGTCCTCCAAATGAGGAAGCTATCCCTATTGTTTTAGATGTTTGTTCACATTGGATTCAGAGCTTTATCAAATATAGTAAATGGCTTGAGAACCCTTCTAACGTCAAAGCTGCAAGATTTCTTTCTAGAGG GCATAACATCTTACAGGAGTCTATGGAAGAATTAGGCATACCCAA GAGGCTGATGATTGAAAGCAGAAACACAAATGCTCTTGAGATTACTCGTTCTAGAAGTTATACTCCGTTGAATAAAGAACTTGACTCTTTTGATAAG GCATTGGAGAGTGTTGATGATGCCCTTATAAGACTTGAAGAGTTACTCCAAGAATTGCATGTATCCAGCTCCAATTCTGGTAAAGAGCATCTAAAAGCTGCTTGTTCTGATCTCGAGAAAATGAGGAAACTTAAAAAAGAAGCTGAATTTCTTGAGGCATCTTTTAGAGCCAAGGCAAATTCGCTTCAGCAG GGAGATGCTGGTGGTCTTTCAGAATCTTCGGTTAGGAACATGAGGCAATCTAACGTAGACCTGAATGTAGCCAGCAG TAAACCTGGTGGCTTATGGAATTTTCTGCTACCCCGTCCAACCCCAAAATCTGACCTCCAATCAGAAGCTTCCTTCACAAGT GATGACATGGGTGTACTGGAATCAAATGAGATCCTGAGGTTTGAATCTCTAAGAAATGAGCTAATGGAACTTGAAAGGCGAGTCGAAAGAAGTGCGAAACGCTCCGAGGATGAAGAG GATGATATAAGTATGTCTAATGATCCTGCCAATAATTCTAAAGATGCTGAAAGAAATCAATTGGTTAAGGTAGAGGAGAAAGACAATATCATTGAAAGATCCATAAGCAAGTTCAAAGGAACTACTACA GATGTTTTGCAGGGTACTCAACTTCTAGCTATAGACGTTGCTGCAGCTACGGGATTACTTAGAAGGGTTGTTATAGGGGATGAATTGACTGACAAAGAAAAACAAGCTCTTAAAAGAACTTTAACTGATATGGCGTCAGTAATCCCGATCGGCATTCTCATGCTACTACCA GTAACCGCAGTTGGCCATGCAGCAATGTTGGCTGCTATCCAAAGATATGTTCCGTCACTG ATACCATCCACATATGGACCTGAAAGGCTGGATCTTTTAAGGCAGCTTGAAAAGGTCAAGGAAATGGAGACCACAGAGTCAAACCCCACTGAATCTGCAGATTGA